The following proteins are encoded in a genomic region of Nicotiana sylvestris chromosome 4, ASM39365v2, whole genome shotgun sequence:
- the LOC104233895 gene encoding O-fucosyltransferase 31-like, whose translation MNYVRQSPTSRRMAWPLQMGGLLMLLLPNLFPSLFSPLGRSYPSLFSEWNAPKSMHVHLLNRALQQQTSNAQEADLWSPLRNQGWESCADNQDTQSLHRKSQVYIQVFLDGGLNQQRMGICDAVAVAKILNATLVIPYLEVNPVWQDSSSFAEIFDVDHFINILSGDVSVVKELPSEYSWSTREYYATGIRATRIKTASVHASATWYLENVLPVMQSYGIVAIAPFSHRLAFDNLPSYIQHLRCKVNFNALVFVPHVRTLGDTLVSRLRSPPSMNKASSATHFHDRENDRAGAGKYVVLHLRFDKDMAAHSACDFGGGKAEKLALAKYRQVLWQGRVLNSQFTDEELRGQGRCPLTPEEIGLLLTALGFNNSTRLYLASHKVYGGEARISALHQLFPFMEDKKSLAASHELSEVEGKASLLAALDYYVSMQSDIFISASPGNMHNALLGHRAYKNLKTIRPNMTLLGKLFLNKTMEWSEFQRAVQQGHKNRQGQMRLRKEKQSIYTYPAPDCMCKA comes from the exons ATGAATTACGTCCGGCAGAGTCCGACGAGTCGGAGAATGGCATGGCCGCTGCAAATGGGTGGACTTTTGATGCTTCTTTTACCAAATCTGTTTCCCAGTCTCTTCTCTCCTCTTGGCCGCTCTTACCCTTCTCTTTTCTCT GAATGGAATGCTCCTAAGTCTATGCACGTGCATTTACTAAACAGGGCTTTGCAACAACAGACA TCTAATGCTCAAGAAGCAGACCTCTGGTCGCCCTTGCGTAATCAGGGATGGGAATCCTGCGCTGATAATCAAGACACTCAAT CATTGCATAGAAAGTCTCAGGTGTACATACAGGTGTTTTTGGATGGAGGATTGAACCAACAGAGAATGGGG ATCTGTGATGCAGTAGCTGTTGCTAAAATTTTAAATGCGACTCTTGTAATTCCGTATCTTGAAGTAAATCCAGTTTGGCAGGACTCAAG TTCCTTTGCAGAAATTTTTGATGTTGATCACTTTATCAATATCTTGAGTGGTGACGTCTCTGTAGTTAAAGAGCTTCCCAGTGAGTACTCCTGGAGTACCAGAGAATACTATGCAACAGGCATACGAGCTACTAGAATTAAGACAGCGTCTGTACATGCTTCTGCTACATGGTACCTGGAGAATGTTCTGCCTGTAATGCAGAG CTATGGGATTGTAGCTATTGCTCCATTCTCTCACCGTTTGGCTTTTGACAACCTACCTTCATACATCCAGCATCTGCGTTGTAAGGTCAACTTTAACGCGCTAGTTTTTGTTCCCCATGTCAGAACGTTAGGCGACACACTCGTCAGTCGTCTGCGTAGCCCTCCTAGTATGAATAAAGCATCAAGTGCTACACACTTCCACGATAGGGAAAATGACAGAGCAGGAGCTGGAAAGTATGTTGTATTGCATCTTCGCTTTGATAAA GATATGGCTGCTCACTCAGCTTGTGACTTTGGTGGCGGCAAAGCTGAGAAACTTGCTCTTGCAAAATATCGCCAAGTACTTTGGCAAGGGAGAGTTCTTAACTCCCAGTTCACAGATGAGGAGTTAAGAGGCCAAGGGCGTTGTCCATTAACTCCTGAAGAGATAGGACTCCTTTTGACAGCCTTGGGATTTAACAACAGCACACGGCTATATCTTGCTTCCCACAAG GTTTACGGTGGAGAAGCAAGGATATCGGCTCTTCACCAGTTGTTCCCATTTATGGAGGACAAGAAAAGCCTTGCTGCTTCTCATGAATTATCCGAAGTGGAAGGAAAAGCTTCTTTATTAGCTGCTCTGGATTATTATGTGAGCATGCAGAGCGATATATTCATTTCTGCTTCTCCCGGCAACATGCACAATGCACTG TTGGGGCATCGAGCATACAAGAATCTTAAGACTATTAGACCAAACATGACATTGTTAGGCAAGCTATTTCTGAACAAGACTATGGAGTGGTCCGAATTCCAGCGCGCAGTACAGCAGGGTCACAAGAATAGACAAGGGCAAATGCGGCTACGCAAGGAAAAACAGTCAATTTATACTTACCCCGCTCCTGATTGCATGTGTAAAGCTTAA
- the LOC104233868 gene encoding mechanosensitive ion channel protein 3, chloroplastic-like isoform X1 codes for MMQLKGVAFFLLTIGQTMAAAVSLLLPRELGIQGKCGFTCQPKGTMSRSQTDSCSKFLSSHSSRQDAWSIYLLNSVRGPLFSHPPPIRCNVLLCRSLLKPGGGYESQFLKTAALIWKRSLNTIHGSPLVLQLVPAVGVLVLAAWGLIPLMRFGRKFFFHESESNWKQSGLHYVADSYLKPVLLWTGAILICRAVDPLILPSAASQAVKQRFLTFIRSLSTVMALAYCLSSLIQQTQKFLMETKDPSDARNMGFEFAGKAVYTAVWVASVSLFMELLGFSTQKWLTAGGLGTVLLTLAGREILTNFLSSIMIHATRPFVLNDWIQTKIQGYDVSGTVEHVGWWSPTVIRGDDREAIHIPNHKFSVNIVRNLSQKTHWRIKTHLAISHLDVNKINNIVADMRKVLAKNPQIEQQRLHRRVFLDNVDPENQALMIMISCFVKTSYFEEYSRVKEVILLDLLRVISHHRARLATPLRTVQKTYREPDADDVPFADSIFSRDRPNRPFFLIEPSYRINNDDKTKVSAGSVQPDEEKDGKAEAPSTSQAADDTNGLPSKPAEKEVVKVSSASNANVDLKVATLSSDGKTPKQGSSSPVKSNSEKNQVASATGEPPGLTSDINIEKTDVAAAASQAQQDAERPISPPSVGRPMLEDNIVLGVALEGSKLTLPIEEETTSPSPSPAFSDSEPKELAACRNGNSSTSSNKDKMDDQMAEAPSAPNVQKEREK; via the exons ATGATGCAGTTAAAGGGGGTGGCTTTCTTTTTGCTTACCATTGGGCAG ACGATGGCGGCTGCTGTCTCATTGCTGCTGCCCCGCGAACTGGGCATCCAGGGGAAATGTGGATTCACCTGCCAGCCTAAG gGCACAATGAGCAGGAGCCAGACAGATTCTTGCAGCAAATTTCTGTCATCACATTCTTCG CGGCAGGACGCGTGGAGCATTTACCTTCTGAATAGTGTACGTGGGCCTTTGTTTTCCCATCCTCCACCTATTAGATGTAATGTATTGCTCTGCCGCTCCTTATTAAAGCCAGGTGGAGGATATGAGAGTCAATTTCTGAAAACAGCAGCACTAATATGGAAAAG GTCATTAAATACTATACATGGGAGCCCCCTTGTGCTTCAGCTGGTTCCGGCCGTTGGAGTTCTTGTTTTAGCCGCATGGGGTCTCATTCCATTGATGCGCTttggcagaaaatttttctttcAT GAAAGCGAGAGTAATTGGAAACAAAGCGGCTTGCATTATGTTGCAGATTCCTATCTTAAACCTGTGCTTTTATGGACCGGAGCAATACTTATATGCAG AGCAGTGGATCCACTGATTTTACCTTCAGCTGCAAGCCAGGCAGTCAAGCAAAGATTTCTTACTTTTATACGATCATTATCGACAGTGATGGCACTTGCCTACTGTTTATCTAG CTTGATTCAGCAAACACAAAAATTCCTTATGGAGACAAAAGACCCCTCTGATGCAAGAAAT ATGGGATTCGAATTTGCAGGGAAAGCTGTATATACTGCAGTGTGGGTTGCATCTGTTTCATTGTTCATGGAACTGCTTGGTTTTTCTACACAAAAGTGGTTGACAGCTGGGGGTCTTGGGACAGTATTGCTTACTCTTGCTGGTCGTGAG ATACTTACGAACTTCCTCTCAAGCATAATGATCCATGCAACAAGGCCCTTTGTTCTAAATGACTGGATACAGACAAAGATACAGGGCTATGACGTCTCTGGTACAGTGGAG CACGTAGGTTGGTGGTCACCAACAGTCATAAGAGGTGATGACCGTGAAGCCATTCATATACCAAATCACAAATTTTCAGTGAATATCGTCAGGAATCTTAGCCAGAAGACTCATTGGCGGATCAAGACTCACCTTGCCATCAGCCACTTGGATGTGAATAAGATCAAT AACATTGTTGCGGATATGCGGAAGGTTTTGGCGAAAAATCCTCAAATAGAACAGCAGCGATTACATAGGCGAGTTTTTCTGGATAATGTTGATCCAGAGAATCAGGCTCTTATG ATCATGATTTCTTGCTTTGTGAAGACTTCTTATTTTGAAGAGTACTCCCGAGTGAAG GAGGTTATATTGCTGGATCTGCTTCGAGTAATCAGCCATCATCGTGCTCGACTTGCTACACCTCTTCGTACTGTGCAGAAAACATATCGCGAACCTGATGCGGATGATGTACCATTTGCTGATTCCATTTTCTCTCGTGATCGTCCTAATCGCCCATTCTTCCTTATTGAGCCTTCTTATAGGATCAATAATGACGATAAAACTAAGGTTTCTGCCGGTTCAGTACAACCTGATGAAGAAAAAGATGGAAAGGCTGAAGCACCAAGTACATCACAGGCTGCTGATGATACAAATGGTTTGCCATCAAAGCCTGCTGAGAAAGAAGTTGTTAAGGTCTCGTCAGCATCAAATGCTAATGTCGATTTAAAAGTAGCAACTTTGTCTTCAGATGGAAAAACACCAAAACAAGGATCGAGCAGTCCAGTTAAAAGCAACTCTGAGAAAAACCAAGTTGCTTCAGCAACTGGAGAGCCACCAGGTTTGACATCAGATATCAACATTGAGAAGACAGATGTGGCAGCTGCTGCTTCACAGGCACAACAAGATGCTGAAAGACCAATTTCACCACCTTCTGTGGGAAGGCCCATGTTAGAAGATAACATTGTTCTTGGTGTTGCACTAGAAGGGTCAAAACTAACACTTCCAATTGAGGAAGAAACGACTTCACCCTCTCCCTCTCCAGCATTTTCCGACTCAGAACCAAAGGAGTTGGCTGCCTGCCGGAATGGGAATAGCTCAACCAGCTCAAATAAAGATAAGATGGATGATCAGATGGCTGAAGCTCCAAGTGCACCAAATGTCCAAAAAGAACGAGAAAAGTGA
- the LOC104233868 gene encoding mechanosensitive ion channel protein 3, chloroplastic-like isoform X2, translating into MAAAVSLLLPRELGIQGKCGFTCQPKGTMSRSQTDSCSKFLSSHSSRQDAWSIYLLNSVRGPLFSHPPPIRCNVLLCRSLLKPGGGYESQFLKTAALIWKRSLNTIHGSPLVLQLVPAVGVLVLAAWGLIPLMRFGRKFFFHESESNWKQSGLHYVADSYLKPVLLWTGAILICRAVDPLILPSAASQAVKQRFLTFIRSLSTVMALAYCLSSLIQQTQKFLMETKDPSDARNMGFEFAGKAVYTAVWVASVSLFMELLGFSTQKWLTAGGLGTVLLTLAGREILTNFLSSIMIHATRPFVLNDWIQTKIQGYDVSGTVEHVGWWSPTVIRGDDREAIHIPNHKFSVNIVRNLSQKTHWRIKTHLAISHLDVNKINNIVADMRKVLAKNPQIEQQRLHRRVFLDNVDPENQALMIMISCFVKTSYFEEYSRVKEVILLDLLRVISHHRARLATPLRTVQKTYREPDADDVPFADSIFSRDRPNRPFFLIEPSYRINNDDKTKVSAGSVQPDEEKDGKAEAPSTSQAADDTNGLPSKPAEKEVVKVSSASNANVDLKVATLSSDGKTPKQGSSSPVKSNSEKNQVASATGEPPGLTSDINIEKTDVAAAASQAQQDAERPISPPSVGRPMLEDNIVLGVALEGSKLTLPIEEETTSPSPSPAFSDSEPKELAACRNGNSSTSSNKDKMDDQMAEAPSAPNVQKEREK; encoded by the exons ATGGCGGCTGCTGTCTCATTGCTGCTGCCCCGCGAACTGGGCATCCAGGGGAAATGTGGATTCACCTGCCAGCCTAAG gGCACAATGAGCAGGAGCCAGACAGATTCTTGCAGCAAATTTCTGTCATCACATTCTTCG CGGCAGGACGCGTGGAGCATTTACCTTCTGAATAGTGTACGTGGGCCTTTGTTTTCCCATCCTCCACCTATTAGATGTAATGTATTGCTCTGCCGCTCCTTATTAAAGCCAGGTGGAGGATATGAGAGTCAATTTCTGAAAACAGCAGCACTAATATGGAAAAG GTCATTAAATACTATACATGGGAGCCCCCTTGTGCTTCAGCTGGTTCCGGCCGTTGGAGTTCTTGTTTTAGCCGCATGGGGTCTCATTCCATTGATGCGCTttggcagaaaatttttctttcAT GAAAGCGAGAGTAATTGGAAACAAAGCGGCTTGCATTATGTTGCAGATTCCTATCTTAAACCTGTGCTTTTATGGACCGGAGCAATACTTATATGCAG AGCAGTGGATCCACTGATTTTACCTTCAGCTGCAAGCCAGGCAGTCAAGCAAAGATTTCTTACTTTTATACGATCATTATCGACAGTGATGGCACTTGCCTACTGTTTATCTAG CTTGATTCAGCAAACACAAAAATTCCTTATGGAGACAAAAGACCCCTCTGATGCAAGAAAT ATGGGATTCGAATTTGCAGGGAAAGCTGTATATACTGCAGTGTGGGTTGCATCTGTTTCATTGTTCATGGAACTGCTTGGTTTTTCTACACAAAAGTGGTTGACAGCTGGGGGTCTTGGGACAGTATTGCTTACTCTTGCTGGTCGTGAG ATACTTACGAACTTCCTCTCAAGCATAATGATCCATGCAACAAGGCCCTTTGTTCTAAATGACTGGATACAGACAAAGATACAGGGCTATGACGTCTCTGGTACAGTGGAG CACGTAGGTTGGTGGTCACCAACAGTCATAAGAGGTGATGACCGTGAAGCCATTCATATACCAAATCACAAATTTTCAGTGAATATCGTCAGGAATCTTAGCCAGAAGACTCATTGGCGGATCAAGACTCACCTTGCCATCAGCCACTTGGATGTGAATAAGATCAAT AACATTGTTGCGGATATGCGGAAGGTTTTGGCGAAAAATCCTCAAATAGAACAGCAGCGATTACATAGGCGAGTTTTTCTGGATAATGTTGATCCAGAGAATCAGGCTCTTATG ATCATGATTTCTTGCTTTGTGAAGACTTCTTATTTTGAAGAGTACTCCCGAGTGAAG GAGGTTATATTGCTGGATCTGCTTCGAGTAATCAGCCATCATCGTGCTCGACTTGCTACACCTCTTCGTACTGTGCAGAAAACATATCGCGAACCTGATGCGGATGATGTACCATTTGCTGATTCCATTTTCTCTCGTGATCGTCCTAATCGCCCATTCTTCCTTATTGAGCCTTCTTATAGGATCAATAATGACGATAAAACTAAGGTTTCTGCCGGTTCAGTACAACCTGATGAAGAAAAAGATGGAAAGGCTGAAGCACCAAGTACATCACAGGCTGCTGATGATACAAATGGTTTGCCATCAAAGCCTGCTGAGAAAGAAGTTGTTAAGGTCTCGTCAGCATCAAATGCTAATGTCGATTTAAAAGTAGCAACTTTGTCTTCAGATGGAAAAACACCAAAACAAGGATCGAGCAGTCCAGTTAAAAGCAACTCTGAGAAAAACCAAGTTGCTTCAGCAACTGGAGAGCCACCAGGTTTGACATCAGATATCAACATTGAGAAGACAGATGTGGCAGCTGCTGCTTCACAGGCACAACAAGATGCTGAAAGACCAATTTCACCACCTTCTGTGGGAAGGCCCATGTTAGAAGATAACATTGTTCTTGGTGTTGCACTAGAAGGGTCAAAACTAACACTTCCAATTGAGGAAGAAACGACTTCACCCTCTCCCTCTCCAGCATTTTCCGACTCAGAACCAAAGGAGTTGGCTGCCTGCCGGAATGGGAATAGCTCAACCAGCTCAAATAAAGATAAGATGGATGATCAGATGGCTGAAGCTCCAAGTGCACCAAATGTCCAAAAAGAACGAGAAAAGTGA